One segment of Geminocystis sp. NIES-3708 DNA contains the following:
- a CDS encoding recombinase family protein, with protein sequence MLKKLVGYVRVSSESQEDNTSLQNQIERIESYCKAFNYELIQIFKEVATGTKADQETRPIFNQAIKFLKENKAEGIIALKLDRIARNTRDVLTLVEDVLEPQNKMLVLLDLQVDTSTPTGKMILTVMSAVAQLERDTINERTQGGRKAKAKTGGYAYGKPKYGYKTEDKELTTDDNQQDVIRIIKNHRKSGKSYQKIANYLNLKGIATKQGRQWSSSVIYRICKDS encoded by the coding sequence ATGCTTAAAAAATTAGTTGGTTATGTCAGAGTTAGTAGTGAATCACAAGAAGACAATACTTCACTACAGAATCAAATTGAAAGAATAGAAAGTTATTGTAAGGCTTTTAATTACGAATTAATACAAATATTTAAAGAAGTAGCAACAGGTACTAAAGCCGACCAAGAAACTAGACCAATATTTAATCAAGCTATTAAATTTTTGAAAGAAAATAAAGCTGAGGGTATCATCGCTTTAAAACTTGACAGAATAGCACGAAATACTAGAGATGTATTGACTTTAGTTGAGGATGTGTTAGAGCCACAAAATAAAATGTTAGTTTTACTTGACTTACAAGTAGATACCTCTACACCAACGGGCAAAATGATCCTAACTGTCATGAGTGCCGTTGCTCAATTAGAAAGAGACACTATAAACGAGCGTACACAAGGAGGAAGAAAAGCTAAGGCTAAAACTGGTGGTTATGCTTACGGGAAACCGAAGTATGGATATAAGACTGAAGACAAAGAATTAACCACTGATGATAACCAACAGGATGTTATCAGAATCATCAAAAATCATCGCAAATCAGGAAAAAGTTATCAAAAGATAGCAAATTATTTGAATCTGAAGGGAATAGCTACAAAACAAGGAAGACAATGGTCAAGCAGTGTAATTTATCGAATCTGTAAAGATTCTTAG
- a CDS encoding LuxR C-terminal-related transcriptional regulator, which produces MEKVIEISDFIDLCFTAICEEEINRSTKREIKKFLQWFTVTGFYAQVFVYIKGSFNKADNEQLQQWLASRIANKENRKSYASLIVELRENPAFYSNLTYLNLFGKLASQMRKEWKTVAGEEAIARNHIPEAIALEAIGFVERTVVELYTGDLREAHILAMEVARKKFKLPPVRIIDESLIYQDYPTLKLSKKDVNNIIELIEGGFSVKEIAEAYEVTESTVRYHLQRRSQKIGEYNPLDKAS; this is translated from the coding sequence AATTAGTGATTTCATTGATCTATGTTTTACAGCAATCTGTGAGGAAGAAATAAACCGCAGTACAAAACGTGAAATTAAGAAATTCTTACAATGGTTCACAGTTACTGGTTTTTACGCCCAAGTATTCGTCTATATTAAAGGTAGTTTCAATAAAGCGGATAACGAACAGTTACAACAATGGTTAGCATCTCGTATCGCTAACAAAGAAAACCGCAAATCTTACGCTAGTCTTATTGTCGAGCTTCGAGAAAATCCTGCTTTTTATAGTAATTTGACCTACCTTAACTTATTTGGTAAACTAGCCAGTCAGATGAGGAAAGAGTGGAAGACTGTGGCAGGAGAAGAGGCGATCGCACGCAATCATATTCCAGAAGCGATCGCCCTCGAAGCTATTGGATTTGTAGAAAGAACAGTGGTTGAGTTATATACGGGGGATTTACGAGAGGCTCATATTTTGGCGATGGAGGTTGCTCGTAAAAAGTTTAAGTTACCCCCAGTAAGAATAATTGACGAAAGCCTTATTTACCAGGATTATCCAACCCTCAAACTTTCTAAGAAAGATGTTAATAACATCATCGAGTTAATTGAAGGTGGTTTTTCAGTTAAAGAAATAGCAGAAGCGTATGAAGTAACAGAATCCACTGTTCGTTACCATCTACAACGCCGAAGCCAGAAGATAGGGGAATATAACCCCCTAGATAAAGCTAGTTAA